The following coding sequences lie in one Nymphaea colorata isolate Beijing-Zhang1983 unplaced genomic scaffold, ASM883128v2 scaffold0043, whole genome shotgun sequence genomic window:
- the LOC116268002 gene encoding protein BONZAI 1, which translates to MTFEGFWGQLTTGFKYLAVSTLAFAVVGIFTQLFTFAFANIVYYSFNKFQIWRLLTSFLVDASILNVLFNAYILSTLLPELLDYIFESRQDIRFDIYDDDGKADQDDYIGTAIQRPTFVDYLRGGLQLNMMVAIDFTGSNGHPKAPTSLHYMNPNAPNQYQMAIHSIAQILMNYDSDKRIPAFGFGATTNFNGIKLPKALANVELSGPTYFGQLIEESCKLAANFKAEGSNTYTTLLIITDGEIHDMDRTVDLIVGASLLPLSIIIVGVGNANFDNMNRLDGDNGLYSSKGVAASRDIVQFVPFRDVQMSGDLLAKELLA; encoded by the exons ATGACCTTCGAAGGTTTCTGGGGGCAGCTCACCACAGGATTCAAGTATCTGGCGGTCTCCACGCTGGCCTTCGCAGTGGTGGGCATCTTCACGCAGCTGTTCACCTTCGCCTTCGCCAACATCGTCTACTACTCCTTCAATAAGTTTCAAATCTGGAGGCTACTCACCTCCTTCCTGGTCGACGCCAGCATCCTCAACGTCCTCTTCAACGCCTACATCCTCTCCACCCTCCTACCCGAACTT CTCGACTACATCTTCGAATCCAGGCAGGACATCCGCTTCGACATCTACGACGATGACGGCAAGGCCGATCAGGACGACTACATCGGCACC GCAATACAGCGACCCACCTTCGTGGACTACTTGCGGGGAGGGCTGCAGCTGAACATGATGGTGGCCATCGACTTCACCGGCTCCAACGGTCACCCCAAGGCACCCACTTCCCTCCACTATATGAATCCCAATGCTCCCAACCAGTATCAGATGGCCATCCATTCTATCGCCCAGATCCTCATGAACTACGACAGCGACAAGCGCATCCCTGCCTTCGGCTTTGGCGCAACCACTAACTTCAACGGCATCAAGCTGCCA AAGGCTCTGGCCAACGTGGAGCTTTCTGGTCCCACCTACTTCGGCCAGCTTATCGAGGAGAGCTGCAAACTGGCAGCCAACTTCAAGGCGGAGGGAAGTAACACCTACACGACACTGCTGATAATCACTGACGGTGAGATTCACGATATGGACAGGACGGTAGACCTGATCGTGGGGGCCTCCCTGCTGCCGCTCTCCATCATCATCGTGGGCGTGGGCAACGCCAATTTCGACAATATGAACCGGCTCGACGGCGATAACGGCCTCTACAGCAGCAAGGGCGTCGCCGCCTCTAGGGACATCGTTCAGTTCGTCCCATTCAGAGACGTGCAAATGAGCGGAGACCTGCTCGCCAAGGAACTTCTAGCTTAG
- the LOC116268003 gene encoding uncharacterized protein LOC116268003 produces the protein MDVEEEITGIHWLRNQGKYMKMFTSNSKSIKFWKIFEKAEKKVVKSAGKELNMPKLQNVESNLTSTLLKTFPNKHLSNINSISVSSNEEYVLSSDDVHAYLWGLEDADRPFVAVDLLGNEKIEDIKENITFSKMHPTTDSLFMFGTNKGTLKMCDLRVSVSSDNNAINFKN, from the coding sequence ATGGATGTGGAGGAGGAGATCACGGGCATCCACTGGCTCAGGAACCAGGGCAAGTACATGAAGATGTTCACCAGCAACAGCAAGAGCATCAAGTTTTGGAAGATATTCGAAAAGGCCGAGAAGAAAGTCGTCAAATCAGCAGGCAAGGAACTCAACATGCCCAAACTGCAGAATGTCGAGTCCAACCTCACCTCAACGCTCCTCAAGACCTTCCCCAACAAGCATCTCTCCAACATCAACTCCATATCAGTCTCAAGCAACGAGGAATACGTGCTTTCCAGTGACGATGTGCACGCTTACCTGTGGGGACTAGAGGACGCAGACCGTCCCTTCGTGGCGGTGGACCTGCTGGGCAATGAGAAAATCGAGGACATAAAGGAAAACATTACTTTTTCTAAGATGCACCCCACTACTGACAGTCTGTTCATGTTTGGCACTAACAAGGGCACTCTCAAGATGTGCGACCTGCGCGTGTCAGTCTCCAGTGACAACAACGCCATCAACTTCAAAAACTAA